The Cheilinus undulatus linkage group 2, ASM1832078v1, whole genome shotgun sequence genome has a window encoding:
- the mcamb gene encoding melanoma cell adhesion molecule b isoform X4, translated as MAVRRGSYLFLGLFVTFSTWGVWAYVEVNMEDRVEVFKGDMAQITCFFNSSEGLGGTIIQWFYVTRGTEKQRIYYQDSGVNLLEQGTPFTGRISVNGTGATGVVVLTINNVQLTDELEFICLIRGLTEGVAEGRTKLKVFQTPELPAIEGVQTGISVNKDSPVQVGICEVKNGFPKPNITWYRNETPLQDIPGEVDVVPTVTVESSGLFSVKSKLNLKVVKEDKDDKFYCEVTYFVPGGTRMTETERISIPVYYPPTAVKVWVESPKGKIKEGDSVELHCQDNGNPPSAIISIKRLGDDDSFDTNILKLNVTRRDSGVYQCTAYDAEFEPYHGNTTVFVNYLDDAVVKPQESVIVDQGKDVTVTCNALSSLQTQTVWLKDGVEVSKGHTLTVEDASFDKAGTYVCVVTAPEIEGMETSGSLHVNVKGSPEILKPKETEMESYETTVDLSCDVRGFPTPEVIWSTSDAQVLDEVMQMVIDGGIQSRVSVQVTSDITATCSASNELGKDSLTFNIKSKGSGVIIAVIIICILLLAILGSVLYFLYKKGKICGRSGKQDLTKEKSSKDNIVVEMKSDNTEEAVLLGVNGEKQLPSDQGGAYLDMQK; from the exons tGTGGGCTTATGTGGAGGTGAACATGGAGGACAGAGTGGAGGTGTTCAAGGGTGACATGGCTCAGATCACCTGCTTTTTTAATTCATCTGAAGGCCTGGGGGGCACAATAATTCAGTGGTTCTAT GTGACACGAGGAACTGAGAAGCAGAGAATCTACTACCAGGACTCTGGCGTGAATTTATTGGAACAGGGCACACCGTTCACAGGCCGGATCAGTGTGAACGGGACTGGAGCCACAGGAGTGGTGGTGCTGACCATCAACAATGTGCAACTCACAGATGAACTGGAGTTTATCTGTCTCATCAGGGGTCTGACAGAGGGGGTGGCAGAGGGACGCACAAAGCTGAAAGTCTTCC AAACACCTGAATTACCAGCCATTGAGGGAGTGCAAACAGGGATCTCAGTGAACAAAGACAGTCCAGTACAG GTTGGCATCTGTGAGGTTAAAAACGGATTTCCAAAGCCAAACATCACTTGGTACAGAAACGAAACACCACTACAGGACATACCAGGGG AGGTGGATGTAGTTCCTACTGTCACAGTTGAATCCAGTGGTCTGTTCTCTGTGAAGAGTAAACTCAATCTGAAGGTGGTGAAGGAGGACAAAGATGATAAGTTCTACTGCGAGGTTACATACTTTGTTCCTGGAGGAACCAGGATGACTGAGACTGAGCGGATCAGCATCCCTGTATACT atccTCCCACAGCTGTGAAAGTTTGGGTAGAGTCACCAAAAGGAAAAATCAAAGAAGGAGACTCTGTAGAGCTTCATTGTCAAGACAATGGAAATCCTCCTTCCGCTATTATTTCAATCAAGCGTTTGGGA GATGATGACTCCTTTGATACTAATATCCTGAAGCTTAATGTGACCCGTCGGGACAGCGGGGTTTATCAATGCACTGCTTATGATGCAGAATTTGAACCCTACCATGGAAACACTACTGTGTTTGTGAACT ACCTCGACGATGCCGTGGTCAAACCTCAAGAATCTGTTATTGTGGATCAGGGAAAGGATGTGACAGTGACCTGCAAcgctctctcctctctgcaaacacaaacagtcTGGTTAAAG GATGGAGTGGAGGTTTCAAAGGGTCACACTTTGACTGTGGAGGACGCTTCGTTTGACAAAGCAGGAACGTACGTTTGTGTGGTGACGGCTCCTGAGATCGAGGGGATGGAAACCAGCGGGTCCCTTCATGTGAATGTCAAAG GTTCACCAGAGATCTTGAAGCcaaaagagacagagatggagagCTATGAGACAACAGTCGACTTGAGCTGTGATGTGAGAGGGTTCCCAACTCCTGAAGTTATCTGGAGCACCTCAGATGCTCAG GTTCTTGACGAGGTTATGCAAATGGTGATTGATGGTGGGATTCAGAGCAGGGTCAGCGTCCAGGTCACCTCTGACATCACTGCCACCTGCAGCGCCTCCAATGAGCTTGGCAAAGACAGCCTGACCTTCAACATTAAATCCA AGGGCAGTGGTGTCATCATCGCAGTCATCATCATCTGCATCCTGCTGCTGGCCATCCTGGGCAGTGTGCTCTACTTCCTCTACAAGAAGGGCAAAATCTGTGGAAGGTCTGGCAAGCAAGACCT CACCAAAGAGAAGTCGAGCAAAGATAACATAGTGGTGGAAATGAAGAGTGACAATACTGAGGAAGCTGTGCTGCTTGGTGTTAACGGGGAGAAACAGCTTCCCAGTGACCAG GGCGGTGCATACTTGGACATGCAGAAGTGA
- the mcamb gene encoding melanoma cell adhesion molecule b isoform X3: MAVRRGSYLFLGLFVTFSTWGVWAYVEVNMEDRVEVFKGDMAQITCFFNSSEGLGGTIIQWFYVTRGTEKQRIYYQDSGVNLLEQGTPFTGRISVNGTGATGVVVLTINNVQLTDELEFICLIRGLTEGVAEGRTKLKVFQTPELPAIEGVQTGISVNKDSPVQVGICEVKNGFPKPNITWYRNETPLQDIPGEVDVVPTVTVESSGLFSVKSKLNLKVVKEDKDDKFYCEVTYFVPGGTRMTETERISIPVYYPPTAVKVWVESPKGKIKEGDSVELHCQDNGNPPSAIISIKRLGDDDSFDTNILKLNVTRRDSGVYQCTAYDAEFEPYHGNTTVFVNYLDDAVVKPQESVIVDQGKDVTVTCNALSSLQTQTVWLKDGVEVSKGHTLTVEDASFDKAGTYVCVVTAPEIEGMETSGSLHVNVKGSPEILKPKETEMESYETTVDLSCDVRGFPTPEVIWSTSDAQVLDEVMQMVIDGGIQSRVSVQVTSDITATCSASNELGKDSLTFNIKSIKAQTAIPQEKDRKEGSGVIIAVIIICILLLAILGSVLYFLYKKGKICGRSGKQDLTKEKSSKDNIVVEMKSDNTEEAVLLGVNGEKQLPSDQGGAYLDMQK, from the exons tGTGGGCTTATGTGGAGGTGAACATGGAGGACAGAGTGGAGGTGTTCAAGGGTGACATGGCTCAGATCACCTGCTTTTTTAATTCATCTGAAGGCCTGGGGGGCACAATAATTCAGTGGTTCTAT GTGACACGAGGAACTGAGAAGCAGAGAATCTACTACCAGGACTCTGGCGTGAATTTATTGGAACAGGGCACACCGTTCACAGGCCGGATCAGTGTGAACGGGACTGGAGCCACAGGAGTGGTGGTGCTGACCATCAACAATGTGCAACTCACAGATGAACTGGAGTTTATCTGTCTCATCAGGGGTCTGACAGAGGGGGTGGCAGAGGGACGCACAAAGCTGAAAGTCTTCC AAACACCTGAATTACCAGCCATTGAGGGAGTGCAAACAGGGATCTCAGTGAACAAAGACAGTCCAGTACAG GTTGGCATCTGTGAGGTTAAAAACGGATTTCCAAAGCCAAACATCACTTGGTACAGAAACGAAACACCACTACAGGACATACCAGGGG AGGTGGATGTAGTTCCTACTGTCACAGTTGAATCCAGTGGTCTGTTCTCTGTGAAGAGTAAACTCAATCTGAAGGTGGTGAAGGAGGACAAAGATGATAAGTTCTACTGCGAGGTTACATACTTTGTTCCTGGAGGAACCAGGATGACTGAGACTGAGCGGATCAGCATCCCTGTATACT atccTCCCACAGCTGTGAAAGTTTGGGTAGAGTCACCAAAAGGAAAAATCAAAGAAGGAGACTCTGTAGAGCTTCATTGTCAAGACAATGGAAATCCTCCTTCCGCTATTATTTCAATCAAGCGTTTGGGA GATGATGACTCCTTTGATACTAATATCCTGAAGCTTAATGTGACCCGTCGGGACAGCGGGGTTTATCAATGCACTGCTTATGATGCAGAATTTGAACCCTACCATGGAAACACTACTGTGTTTGTGAACT ACCTCGACGATGCCGTGGTCAAACCTCAAGAATCTGTTATTGTGGATCAGGGAAAGGATGTGACAGTGACCTGCAAcgctctctcctctctgcaaacacaaacagtcTGGTTAAAG GATGGAGTGGAGGTTTCAAAGGGTCACACTTTGACTGTGGAGGACGCTTCGTTTGACAAAGCAGGAACGTACGTTTGTGTGGTGACGGCTCCTGAGATCGAGGGGATGGAAACCAGCGGGTCCCTTCATGTGAATGTCAAAG GTTCACCAGAGATCTTGAAGCcaaaagagacagagatggagagCTATGAGACAACAGTCGACTTGAGCTGTGATGTGAGAGGGTTCCCAACTCCTGAAGTTATCTGGAGCACCTCAGATGCTCAG GTTCTTGACGAGGTTATGCAAATGGTGATTGATGGTGGGATTCAGAGCAGGGTCAGCGTCCAGGTCACCTCTGACATCACTGCCACCTGCAGCGCCTCCAATGAGCTTGGCAAAGACAGCCTGACCTTCAACATTAAATCCA TCAAAGCCCAAACAGCAATACCACAAGAGAAAGACAGGAAAG AGGGCAGTGGTGTCATCATCGCAGTCATCATCATCTGCATCCTGCTGCTGGCCATCCTGGGCAGTGTGCTCTACTTCCTCTACAAGAAGGGCAAAATCTGTGGAAGGTCTGGCAAGCAAGACCT CACCAAAGAGAAGTCGAGCAAAGATAACATAGTGGTGGAAATGAAGAGTGACAATACTGAGGAAGCTGTGCTGCTTGGTGTTAACGGGGAGAAACAGCTTCCCAGTGACCAG GGCGGTGCATACTTGGACATGCAGAAGTGA
- the mcamb gene encoding melanoma cell adhesion molecule b isoform X2, with protein sequence MAVRRGSYLFLGLFVTFSTWGVWAYVEVNMEDRVEVFKGDMAQITCFFNSSEGLGGTIIQWFYVTRGTEKQRIYYQDSGVNLLEQGTPFTGRISVNGTGATGVVVLTINNVQLTDELEFICLIRGLTEGVAEGRTKLKVFQTPELPAIEGVQTGISVNKDSPVQVGICEVKNGFPKPNITWYRNETPLQDIPGEVDVVPTVTVESSGLFSVKSKLNLKVVKEDKDDKFYCEVTYFVPGGTRMTETERISIPVYYPPTAVKVWVESPKGKIKEGDSVELHCQDNGNPPSAIISIKRLGDDDSFDTNILKLNVTRRDSGVYQCTAYDAEFEPYHGNTTVFVNYLDDAVVKPQESVIVDQGKDVTVTCNALSSLQTQTVWLKDGVEVSKGHTLTVEDASFDKAGTYVCVVTAPEIEGMETSGSLHVNVKGSPEILKPKETEMESYETTVDLSCDVRGFPTPEVIWSTSDAQVLDEVMQMVIDGGIQSRVSVQVTSDITATCSASNELGKDSLTFNIKSTVNTTPAPVTTTTIITTPTITTTTVASGTVKAQTAIPQEKDRKEGSGVIIAVIIICILLLAILGSVLYFLYKKGKICGRSGKQDLTKEKSSKDNIVVEMKSDNTEEAVLLGVNGEKQLPSDQ encoded by the exons tGTGGGCTTATGTGGAGGTGAACATGGAGGACAGAGTGGAGGTGTTCAAGGGTGACATGGCTCAGATCACCTGCTTTTTTAATTCATCTGAAGGCCTGGGGGGCACAATAATTCAGTGGTTCTAT GTGACACGAGGAACTGAGAAGCAGAGAATCTACTACCAGGACTCTGGCGTGAATTTATTGGAACAGGGCACACCGTTCACAGGCCGGATCAGTGTGAACGGGACTGGAGCCACAGGAGTGGTGGTGCTGACCATCAACAATGTGCAACTCACAGATGAACTGGAGTTTATCTGTCTCATCAGGGGTCTGACAGAGGGGGTGGCAGAGGGACGCACAAAGCTGAAAGTCTTCC AAACACCTGAATTACCAGCCATTGAGGGAGTGCAAACAGGGATCTCAGTGAACAAAGACAGTCCAGTACAG GTTGGCATCTGTGAGGTTAAAAACGGATTTCCAAAGCCAAACATCACTTGGTACAGAAACGAAACACCACTACAGGACATACCAGGGG AGGTGGATGTAGTTCCTACTGTCACAGTTGAATCCAGTGGTCTGTTCTCTGTGAAGAGTAAACTCAATCTGAAGGTGGTGAAGGAGGACAAAGATGATAAGTTCTACTGCGAGGTTACATACTTTGTTCCTGGAGGAACCAGGATGACTGAGACTGAGCGGATCAGCATCCCTGTATACT atccTCCCACAGCTGTGAAAGTTTGGGTAGAGTCACCAAAAGGAAAAATCAAAGAAGGAGACTCTGTAGAGCTTCATTGTCAAGACAATGGAAATCCTCCTTCCGCTATTATTTCAATCAAGCGTTTGGGA GATGATGACTCCTTTGATACTAATATCCTGAAGCTTAATGTGACCCGTCGGGACAGCGGGGTTTATCAATGCACTGCTTATGATGCAGAATTTGAACCCTACCATGGAAACACTACTGTGTTTGTGAACT ACCTCGACGATGCCGTGGTCAAACCTCAAGAATCTGTTATTGTGGATCAGGGAAAGGATGTGACAGTGACCTGCAAcgctctctcctctctgcaaacacaaacagtcTGGTTAAAG GATGGAGTGGAGGTTTCAAAGGGTCACACTTTGACTGTGGAGGACGCTTCGTTTGACAAAGCAGGAACGTACGTTTGTGTGGTGACGGCTCCTGAGATCGAGGGGATGGAAACCAGCGGGTCCCTTCATGTGAATGTCAAAG GTTCACCAGAGATCTTGAAGCcaaaagagacagagatggagagCTATGAGACAACAGTCGACTTGAGCTGTGATGTGAGAGGGTTCCCAACTCCTGAAGTTATCTGGAGCACCTCAGATGCTCAG GTTCTTGACGAGGTTATGCAAATGGTGATTGATGGTGGGATTCAGAGCAGGGTCAGCGTCCAGGTCACCTCTGACATCACTGCCACCTGCAGCGCCTCCAATGAGCTTGGCAAAGACAGCCTGACCTTCAACATTAAATCCA CTGTTAACACCACCCCAGCACCAGTAACTACAACTACAATCATTACTACACCTACCATCACTACTACTACTGTTGCCTCAGGTACAG TCAAAGCCCAAACAGCAATACCACAAGAGAAAGACAGGAAAG AGGGCAGTGGTGTCATCATCGCAGTCATCATCATCTGCATCCTGCTGCTGGCCATCCTGGGCAGTGTGCTCTACTTCCTCTACAAGAAGGGCAAAATCTGTGGAAGGTCTGGCAAGCAAGACCT CACCAAAGAGAAGTCGAGCAAAGATAACATAGTGGTGGAAATGAAGAGTGACAATACTGAGGAAGCTGTGCTGCTTGGTGTTAACGGGGAGAAACAGCTTCCCAGTGACCAG TAA
- the mcamb gene encoding melanoma cell adhesion molecule b isoform X1 — MAVRRGSYLFLGLFVTFSTWGVWAYVEVNMEDRVEVFKGDMAQITCFFNSSEGLGGTIIQWFYVTRGTEKQRIYYQDSGVNLLEQGTPFTGRISVNGTGATGVVVLTINNVQLTDELEFICLIRGLTEGVAEGRTKLKVFQTPELPAIEGVQTGISVNKDSPVQVGICEVKNGFPKPNITWYRNETPLQDIPGEVDVVPTVTVESSGLFSVKSKLNLKVVKEDKDDKFYCEVTYFVPGGTRMTETERISIPVYYPPTAVKVWVESPKGKIKEGDSVELHCQDNGNPPSAIISIKRLGDDDSFDTNILKLNVTRRDSGVYQCTAYDAEFEPYHGNTTVFVNYLDDAVVKPQESVIVDQGKDVTVTCNALSSLQTQTVWLKDGVEVSKGHTLTVEDASFDKAGTYVCVVTAPEIEGMETSGSLHVNVKGSPEILKPKETEMESYETTVDLSCDVRGFPTPEVIWSTSDAQVLDEVMQMVIDGGIQSRVSVQVTSDITATCSASNELGKDSLTFNIKSTVNTTPAPVTTTTIITTPTITTTTVASGTVKAQTAIPQEKDRKEGSGVIIAVIIICILLLAILGSVLYFLYKKGKICGRSGKQDLTKEKSSKDNIVVEMKSDNTEEAVLLGVNGEKQLPSDQGGAYLDMQK; from the exons tGTGGGCTTATGTGGAGGTGAACATGGAGGACAGAGTGGAGGTGTTCAAGGGTGACATGGCTCAGATCACCTGCTTTTTTAATTCATCTGAAGGCCTGGGGGGCACAATAATTCAGTGGTTCTAT GTGACACGAGGAACTGAGAAGCAGAGAATCTACTACCAGGACTCTGGCGTGAATTTATTGGAACAGGGCACACCGTTCACAGGCCGGATCAGTGTGAACGGGACTGGAGCCACAGGAGTGGTGGTGCTGACCATCAACAATGTGCAACTCACAGATGAACTGGAGTTTATCTGTCTCATCAGGGGTCTGACAGAGGGGGTGGCAGAGGGACGCACAAAGCTGAAAGTCTTCC AAACACCTGAATTACCAGCCATTGAGGGAGTGCAAACAGGGATCTCAGTGAACAAAGACAGTCCAGTACAG GTTGGCATCTGTGAGGTTAAAAACGGATTTCCAAAGCCAAACATCACTTGGTACAGAAACGAAACACCACTACAGGACATACCAGGGG AGGTGGATGTAGTTCCTACTGTCACAGTTGAATCCAGTGGTCTGTTCTCTGTGAAGAGTAAACTCAATCTGAAGGTGGTGAAGGAGGACAAAGATGATAAGTTCTACTGCGAGGTTACATACTTTGTTCCTGGAGGAACCAGGATGACTGAGACTGAGCGGATCAGCATCCCTGTATACT atccTCCCACAGCTGTGAAAGTTTGGGTAGAGTCACCAAAAGGAAAAATCAAAGAAGGAGACTCTGTAGAGCTTCATTGTCAAGACAATGGAAATCCTCCTTCCGCTATTATTTCAATCAAGCGTTTGGGA GATGATGACTCCTTTGATACTAATATCCTGAAGCTTAATGTGACCCGTCGGGACAGCGGGGTTTATCAATGCACTGCTTATGATGCAGAATTTGAACCCTACCATGGAAACACTACTGTGTTTGTGAACT ACCTCGACGATGCCGTGGTCAAACCTCAAGAATCTGTTATTGTGGATCAGGGAAAGGATGTGACAGTGACCTGCAAcgctctctcctctctgcaaacacaaacagtcTGGTTAAAG GATGGAGTGGAGGTTTCAAAGGGTCACACTTTGACTGTGGAGGACGCTTCGTTTGACAAAGCAGGAACGTACGTTTGTGTGGTGACGGCTCCTGAGATCGAGGGGATGGAAACCAGCGGGTCCCTTCATGTGAATGTCAAAG GTTCACCAGAGATCTTGAAGCcaaaagagacagagatggagagCTATGAGACAACAGTCGACTTGAGCTGTGATGTGAGAGGGTTCCCAACTCCTGAAGTTATCTGGAGCACCTCAGATGCTCAG GTTCTTGACGAGGTTATGCAAATGGTGATTGATGGTGGGATTCAGAGCAGGGTCAGCGTCCAGGTCACCTCTGACATCACTGCCACCTGCAGCGCCTCCAATGAGCTTGGCAAAGACAGCCTGACCTTCAACATTAAATCCA CTGTTAACACCACCCCAGCACCAGTAACTACAACTACAATCATTACTACACCTACCATCACTACTACTACTGTTGCCTCAGGTACAG TCAAAGCCCAAACAGCAATACCACAAGAGAAAGACAGGAAAG AGGGCAGTGGTGTCATCATCGCAGTCATCATCATCTGCATCCTGCTGCTGGCCATCCTGGGCAGTGTGCTCTACTTCCTCTACAAGAAGGGCAAAATCTGTGGAAGGTCTGGCAAGCAAGACCT CACCAAAGAGAAGTCGAGCAAAGATAACATAGTGGTGGAAATGAAGAGTGACAATACTGAGGAAGCTGTGCTGCTTGGTGTTAACGGGGAGAAACAGCTTCCCAGTGACCAG GGCGGTGCATACTTGGACATGCAGAAGTGA